DNA from Eucalyptus grandis isolate ANBG69807.140 chromosome 5, ASM1654582v1, whole genome shotgun sequence:
ATTCAGAGATCATTATCTTCTCGTAGTTTTCATAATGAAAGTTTCACAAACTATTAGTAAATgtaaatcctaaaccttttaacctTTATAAAGTTTTTGGCCTAATTGTCGAAAGCGAGGCAGCTCTTGCTACTTTGCAGGTGCAAAAGCATAGTCATTAGTcaacttaattattttcataatattttttaacCTCATGAACAGTCGTCGTTCCAATGCAAAAGGATAAACACTCGCCTTCAACACTTTCTCTaggctgcttcttcttccttttcacatTCAGGAGCAGGATGACAATGCTGATGACAAGTAGTGCAGAAATACTTTTGATGACCACAATGGTCACAGTCCTCGTCGAATTGCTCTTTCCAACTGCAAGAGCAAAGGCACGTTACGTTTATGATCAAACTCTTTCTGCTTACTATGCAAAAGATGCATCACGCGATAACTCAGGGGAAAGTGTTTCGGATTTCTGGATTTTGTCATCCTACCAATTTTCATCTAATAAGATTCGGAATATATCACAttattctctaaatttttaagtttttgcaGATGCATTTTTGACCTCAATTTCATTACTTTCATCGATTTCTTATGAAAATCAGGGTCAAGACGGTAAAATGGTTTACAGAAACAGAGTGGAGCAAGGAATATGATGTTTTTCATCCTAGTTAGTAGATTTTTCCTcgtctcctccatctccaccaccaactCCTCGTCCCTCTCCTACGGCTTCTTCAATAACCcagccaaaaataaataaacacacaCCCCACATCAAAGAGAGACCCGAGACACCCAAGGAAAATGGATTCTCCAAACCTCCTCCTCTTGCTTCTTCTCGTGTTTGCTTCCACCATAAACGCCCAATTCCCGGCGACCTACTGTGGTTCGACCGGCAACTTCACTGCCAACAGCACCTACCAAACCACCCTCACCACCCTcgtctcctccatctccaccaccaactCCTCGTCCCTCTCCTACGGCTTCTTCAATGCCTCTGCTGCCATCTCCGGCGCCTTCCAAACCCTCTATCTCTTTGGCCTCTGCCGCAGTGACTTAAACACCAAAACCTGCCGCGCCTGCCTCGATGTCTTGGCCTCCGACATGCGCCGCCTCTGCCCCCTACAAAAGGAGGCACTCCTCTACAGCGGGAACTGCATCATTCGGTACTCGGACGCCTCGTTCTTTGGTGTAGTCGTGCTACAGCCCGACTACGTAGCAGGCACCGGTGACGATGTCAATGTCTCGAGCGCAGACACATACGACGCAGCAAGGATGAAGCTCCTGAACGGTCTGTCGGCTGAGGCGGCACGTGGTGGCTCATTGAGAAAGTACGCATCAGGGAACGAATCAGCGGGGCCTGACATGGTCTATGCGTTGGTGCAGTGCACACCAGACTTGACGGAGCAGCAATGCAGCGAATGCTTGGCTCTAGTAGCCCAGGAGATCAGGTACTGCTGTCTCAGGTACTCAGGAGGACGGTACATGGTGCCAAGTTGCCTGATCCTGTACGGCAATAATCGGTTCTTCGATCCAGTCAGTGGGCCACTtccgccgcctccgccacgACCATCGCAGGATGGAGATGCAATGCCTCCACCACCAGGTAAGTTGGCTCTTGTTCGGGAGTTACGTACACGGCGTTtcagtcttttcttttctataaaaataagCAGGTTTCGCGTGAGATTCACCCAATCAAATTCTTCATATAAGCTTAATCTACATGCTCTGTTAAACCACAAGATTCTTCTTATTAATATATGCTCAGTAGatcatgtaatttttaaatGCTTTTTGGCAGAGGTACGGGTTGATCCATATTTTTGGCAGAAGAATATATGTTTAATCATTCATACATCTACATGGATACGAGTCAACTATCACAGTCAGTTCATTGATACTAGTCAACTATCACAGTCATGTCATCTAAGGGAGAGACAGAGATCTAAATCGAGCTGGGGTTACGATCCATAGCCGTGATCCGCATGTATATATTGGTCCTATATGTGCACATTGGGAGCTTCTAATAACTCTGCAAAAATTCTGCAAACTTGCATTGGATATTCCTTGCTCCACTCTGTTTCTGTAAACCATTTTACGGTCTTTACCctgatttttgtaagaaattGATGAAAGTAATGAAATTGAGGTCAAAAAGGCATCCACCAAGacttaaaaatttagggaaatgTGATATATTCCGAatcttattaaatgaaaattggtAGGATGACAAAATCCAGAAAACCGAAACACTTTCCCCTGAGTTATCAGAGAATCGCGTGATGTATCTTTCACATAGTAAGCAGCAAGCAATGATCATAGACGTAATGTGCCTTTGCTCTTGCAGTTGGAAAGAGCAATTCGACGAGGACTGTGATTATTGTGGTCATCACAAGTATTTCTGCACTACTTGTCATCAGCATTGTCATCCTGCTCCTGAAcgtgaaaaggaagaagaagcagcccaGAGAAAGTGTTGAAGGCGAGTGTTTATCCTTTTGCATTGGAACGACGACTGTTCATGAGgttaaaaaatattatgaaaataattaagttgACTAATGACTATGCTTTTGCACCTGCAAAGTAGCAAGAGCTGCCTCGCTTTCGACAATTAGGCCAAAAACTTTATAAtggttaaaaggtttaggatttacATTTACTAATAGTTTGTGAAACTTTCATTGTGAAAACTATGAAAAGGTAATGATCTCTGAATGACAGCGTTTTTGTCTTTCTAGGTGAAGTTGTGGATGAAATTAGCACGGCTGAGTCGCTGCAATTTGATTTTAGCACGGCTGAGTCGCTGCAATTTGATTTCAGCATTATCAGAGCGGCAACGGATAACTTCTCTGATTCCAGGAAGCTTGGACAAGGCGGTTTTGGAGCTGTTTACATGGTAATAATTAACAAAGCACATCCTCTACTCTATTGTATTCAAAATTCAAGCAACCAATAGTCAAAGATGACATCAATCTGATTCTCTTTGAAATGCTTCAATGTACCAATCAATACTCACATGGACCTACTTTGATGAAAATTTAGGGCCGGCTCTCCAACGGACTCGACATCGCAGTGAAACGACTGTCCAGTAATTCCAGCCAAGGTGAAGTAGAATTCAAGAACGAGGTCATGTTACTAGCTAGGCTACAACATAGGAACTTAGTCAGGCTCTTAGGTTTCTGTCTAGAAGGAATCGAACGACTTCTCATTTACGAATTTCTGCCCAATTCGAGCCTTGATCAGATCATAATCGGTATGTTTCTTGggtttcattcatgaaattagATCCTCACGAATTGAATAAGGGACATCTTATGGAATGTGATTTTTGCCAAAATGTAGATCCTCTCAAGCGTGCAAATCTCTTTTGGGATAAGCGTCACAAGATAATAATGGGTGTCGCTCGAGGGCTGCTTTACCTACATGAAGACTCTCGACTTCGTATCATCCACCGAGACGTCAAAGCCGGTAACATTTTATTGGACTCGGATATGGATCCTAAGATATCAGATTTTGGTACGGCGAGGTTGTTCGATTTCAACCAAACTCAAGCCAATACAAACCGAATTGTGGGGACTTAGTAAGTGCATCAACATCCTAGAGTTAATGCTTACTAAAGAACAAATGCATACTATAGAGCTAATATAATGGGCTTATTGTGATGAACAGCGGATATAGGGCACCAGAGTATGCAATGTACGGAAACTTCTCAGTCAAGTCAGATGTGTTTAGCTTCGGAGTGCTGATTTTGGAGATTGTCAGTGGTCagaggaaaaatctttttcaTATGGGCGATAACACAGTGGCCCCTATAAGCTATGTGAGTATAAGAACTTACCTTCTCATTTTGGGTAAATTCTAGAGATCAATTTGCTCAATGATTGTCAAATGTTTCCAGATTTGGAACAGTTGGAATGAAGGATCAATATCAAACATTATCGATCCCCTTATTATTTTTGGTTCGAGAACCGAAATTGAGAGGTGCATCCATGTTGGTCTACTATGTGTCCAAGAAAACGTGGCTCAACGGCCAACAATGGCATCGGTCCTTCTCATGCTTAGCCACTCAATCACTCTCCCAGTGCCCTCGAGACCTCCACTATGTTAGGTGGCATAGAATTTGATATGTCATCCATGCAGGATTACAATTCGAAGGTATCTGAGATTGAGAGATGAAGCAGCAAATCGAACCCGATCTCGAAAAACAAGACCTCTAGGACCGAGCCATATCCACGGTAGCCTTGAAAAACAGGAGCTCAGCGTGCCCTCCACtttaatttttgtgtttgtcatgtttttcttttttatcatcaCATGCCTGTGTTCGAATTGCAAGTTCTTGCTTTTTCATTTCAGATGTCTTTTATGTTGAATATTGCTCGAGGGACTTTTCGGTCGTCCTGGGTTTCTCTCCTATTCCCACTTACCCTACCACTCTCGATTTTTTCCGCCAATAATGATGTAATAATTCCTACATATTCCTTTTCAGAAGATGGAATAGATTTATAAGCTGATGAGTAAAATATTGTCCATCCTAAAAGAGTTATATAGCAGTTTTGCAACAGCAAAATATGGagtttgtgaaaaaaaaaaaaaagaagtattttTACTGTcccattgaaattgaaaatattatttaaatctCAAACAATATAGAAAAATTTTACATAGGCGAATCTACATGTCCATCATTACATATTATGAAAATCTCAGATGTTTAAGGTTAAAAAAAGTAGTCGACTAAAAGAAGGTGAGCTTTGACTTGCGCCAGAAGAGTCCGTGTTGGAATTTTCTATTacttgctttctgttattgtcCTTATCCTCtccaattttcattaaaatataatattttatcatattaaTCTGGACCGTCGTACCAAttgtcaaatatataataaaCTTACTTTAAGCTGTAGGAAGTGTATAGGTCCACAAATGTTTGTTCTTAGAGATCAAATGTTGATGTTGAAAAGATGCCACGCTTCGTTCGGGAACACCACTTTGAATCTTTCAAACATGAGTTTTTCGAAAACACGAATAATGTTACGAGTTTGGACATGGCAACAGATCGCATTATGTGCACATAGACAACCGGTTGGGGACATGCCAATGAGTCGTCAAGATTCGTCTACCTAAAACATTACGAGTTTGGACCAGCTTTTTTCTATAGACAAGGCCTTAGAGATGAAGACTCTTCCTCattattttttggccaaaatatcTGATATCCCACCCTTTGATGGGATCATGCCTTTTTATAAGCTAATCTTGGGTATGTTTCTTATTGATTAAATTTCTCATGTGCTTCATACTATAAGACTAGAAGGAAATAAACATGCAATAGATATAGCTACTTATGATCTAGACCTTAAATCAGTTTACAGGCACATGAAAGACAGTAATCAATACCATCATGGTTTAACTAAAAAGGGCACGAGATGCAAAAGTCAAAACCCGCAGATAAATCAAACAGAACCTACATTGCATTCGCGTGCTTCAATTTGACTTTATCTTTATCAGAGTCAAAGGGAAGGCAATGTGAACATGATTGAACCaactcaaaaaggaaagggaaaaagccataaaaaactctaaagtTTACccaatgtgataaatttatcctgaattttttttgtgaacaaaataaaaaccccaaactttaccagttgtaacatatttaccccaaCTTTACAACTGAAAAGCATTTTCgtcattcaatttttaattttctttttcttttctcttattctcCCTTCCAGCCGGCTCAAGCAGGGGCCACCCTCCCCTAGATCGAGCctcccagatctggcgagggcaaccctcgctgTTGCGACCTTCCTAAAGGTGAATTACTCaaagaaggctaatggattactaagtccgaagacttggcacaaaccctcccaagtcctactaatcgcgacttgatactaagaaattaatccatttaaatatgcaattatactcaatttggagccgccactaaccaattagggctggttagaaactcaagtaaagtatgggagaatactttacttttgcgaactagagattcagtaggtccggggacataattacgctagattaatctaacgccctttcggtaccttttttattttaatttcaaaaaatattatgcaggcaatgttgattaattttaacctaagttgctaacatgcaaatggtggtcatgcgggtgcataatcaataaaataacattcaataaaccaAAGTGATATATTGCAAGAAATTCTAAACTACAACTACATTGAGGTCCACTCTCtaaaaaaacttacaaaaatgctaataaaaatgcatgccctaaacatgattttttaaatgacatgacacctaattttttattttattttttgcaatcttaatttaaaattaatatgcatgaattttactttaataacatgtgagatgcaattcatatggcataacttaaatcattacaatatgtgtgcaatctaatttatataatcctaaatatgcatgtgctacatgatatgggatgaatgacatggtaattctatatgcatgttctttttatgatttttcaatgattttttcATTACACGTATGCAACCTAcattaaacaatgatgacatgaaattggATCAAttacttttgtgttttttttaaatgacttaataattcttattaagaaaaacaatataatgatgcaatactaatctttggcttttctttttttatgaaaaaaaaaaactatacgacgggaatattaaaacattaacctatgaACCACTAATTAAAGCGCAACATgtggtgtgtgacatcctgaatttctcaACCTGACAACTgagactttttaggaaaaagtccGTTTAGGATCGTCTTTATTCAAAATTTGTCAgagattgtttttattttaaaattgggatgcaagtggggtATACTGGagaggaaaaatattaatttgaccGATGATTTGACAGTTGAATTTTCAGAGGCCAGATTAAATTATTTCAAGAAGAATTGAAGCCCAAATTGTACCATCTCCCTTCTAAATTCGTAACATCCCATTGGACCCAACATTTGGACCTATTaaagcttctagaaggggcatttTTGGCCAAGAAATTGTGGGTGGAGGACAGCTAGGTGGTGGGCCATGTTTGTGGGGCCAAggagtgagagaaagagagagagagagagcgagagagaaccAGCCCcccttcttcccttctctctcccgtcGCTATATCTCTcattcttctgcttcttcttcttacttcGGACGACAACAGCAACCGAAGAAGACCCCAGCAATTGAAGAAGTCTGGCCAGCAGCTCCCTCGCCGTCGCAGCCGGCAGCCGAAGCCGTCGCAGCCTTCACACGCCACCGCGACGCCGTCGCCCTGTTCGCGCGCACCTCCGCCTCTCTCCTCCGTTCCCTTGCTGTTCGACGCCCCTGCAAGCTGAAGACTGGCGAAGCTAACTCGCCGTTGAAGCCTCACCACCGCACGCCGCAACCGGAGTCGCCACTGTTGCAAACCGTTGCTGCCCGCCGCGGCTCCACCTATCTCCGTCTCCCTCTCACCGTTGTCCCTGCTTCAGCCGAGTTCCAGCAGCTTCCTCGAGTAGTTCAGGCCACCGCCGGAGCTCCCTCCGCCACCGTACGCCGCCGCCTGGACCGTTGAAGCTCAGCTGGACCACCACTGGCCCTGTCCAGCTCAACCCGGCGCCGGATCCACCCTCAACCAGCAGCGAGTAGTGAGCAggaaaatgggtatcgcagtgactatttggcccgttttggccggcttcccaaCCCCGGAAGCTAGGCTCGCCTGGGAGATTATTGACCCTCGTGTCATCCCCGTCGTTTTGAACTGTTCGGctcgttaatcaagtgagtaatctcactaatccatgcttagtttgttaattatgcttagcggttgattagatttaattaaatgcaattaggtggttagattagagtagattagtgattattagacaaTTGTAATGCATATTAGAcattttgattgtgcaattagcaagtagacgtagtctactatttattgaaagtatctcatgatttttcccgacccttaacgggcttcaattaggcattacgggcctaaattggatttttagtatttaattaataattttcgaaattaattaattaaatatttatttttccaaaattcaatCGGAAtggccggtgactggaatttcgtgctgatcatcgtggcgtagtccgtttatttatttgagctttaatttatgctgaattgatttaattgtggatttttaggatatgttcctaaattgattatttgggtAAATTGAGTATGAATTAAGGTTGTGGATAATTACTTTAGAAATGGGATAAATCATCTTGAAAGGCACGTTGCTCGGTGAATAGTACATCATCtcagagaatgcacgtggctccatgatttggtatatcgctttggagaatgcacgtggttcGATGATTAGTActtcgccttggagaatgcacgtggctcggtgacgaagtatgtcgccttggagaatgcatgtggctcggtgactagatgtatatatcacctcggagaatgcacgtgactcggtgacgaagtatgtcgccttggagaatgcatgtggctcgatAACTAGATGTGTAtatcacctcggagaatgcacgtggcttggtgacgaagtatgtcgccttggagaatgcacgtggctcggtgattggttCTATCAGTTAGGACTAAATAGTAATAGCTTGAATGACCGGGAAATGGTCATgctgatatgtaatcgactaggtcaattgatcaatgctttgatatgatgtcgtgaattgaattgattgagtgATTGATTAGTTGATGTAATGTGAGGCATCTGTGAATAACCGTGATTTGCAGGATGGAACTGAGGCAAAAGTAAGTTCTCTGAcctatgcgtgtttaggcagcctatagtataatggtttactaatcgggccttagtgTGGTAGAATTTGCTAAGACATAATCTCAtctcggttgtgggataatatttcaggtccctaaaaGACGATcatggaggaccggaagtcttggagttcggaaggtggagacTAAAGAATCGGCTAACGTGTCTGactagttggtcataggacagttccatTTTTGTTGAGCcagtctattttgtagacaatccagtgttgtatataaacctatgtgtttataagaaaacTTGTTTGGTTGTAATTGATtgcatgcttttctatcccaagttaaatgttgttaggggatttgtttcgcttccgcatgtgatataaaaataaatgggtcggcaacgTGTCCTGAGAAGTTGCATTTCTATCAATCGCAGtgggatgtgtgcgtgctctTAGATgattgagcaaatacttgtttACTATATCTTGTATGACATTTCGAATCTAACTGCTAGACTTCCTAGATTATACTTACTCTCGTTCACATCCTTAAATCACTACTTAGAACTTGAGAAAAGCAAACAACTGGACTGGCGAAAACGTTACAACATAATATTAGGCATTGCTCGACGGATGCTCtatcttcatgaagattctCGGCTTCAAATCATTCACTGTGATTTAAAAGCCAGCAACATCTTACTGGACAACAATATGAACCCAAAGATTTCGGATTTTGGCATGGCAAGGATTTTCGGAGTTGATCAAACTAACGCTAGCACTAGAAGAATCGTAGGAACCTAGtaagttttgcatttttccaagtTTACTACTAGGTTCTTCTGGTTAAGAATTGATAAGGGTATAAGTATAGATGACTGTTATCCATACATTTATGGTTTTGGTGGTGGTTTTCAGCGGTTACATGTCCCGGAATATGCGATGCATGGGCAATTCTCTCAAAAGTCCGATGTTTATAGCTTCAGCGTCCTCCTCCTCAAGATCATTCATGGCAAGAGGAATGACTACTACTACCAATCTGATGGAGGTGAAGCTCTCGCAAGCTAtgtaaacttttttttcttttaaaaaaatgatttaattgtTTTGTGCTCACAAGCAACAATATTGTTCTGTGGTTCACTTGTTGTGTCCAATTGAACTGCTCTAGGCTTGGAAACATTGGAGAGACAATGTGCCTTGGGAAATCTTGGACCCGGTATTGGCAGAATCTTATTCCAGAAGCCAAGTGCTAAGATGCATACACATTGGCTTTCTATGTGTTCAGGAAGATCCGGTTGATAGACCGACCATGGCTAGCATAGTTCTTGCGCTGAGCAGCCAAACTCTTAGTATGCCAGTGCCACGGGAAACTGCCTTTTTCCTCCGAAGATGGACGGAACCACCAAAGAACATCATAGCAAATGACCAAGGACATGATCAAAATACCAACGGCTCCACACCTTTGTTGGTCAATGGAGTGTCGATCACTAAACTCTCCACTCGATGAAGCACGTGAACATCTATTCATGACATGATTTCATCTGCTTTTGAAGCTAATTATGTGGATGTTGCGTCCATAAGTACTATTTAGTTTTACATGAACTGTTTGATGAGTGCGGTTGTAGTCACTAATAAACTGGTAGTAAAGCGgttgtttccttttctctttgtattatgaacaacttttgtctcttagaaaaaaaatttagtcatGATAAGATATTTATGCTCTCTTTCTCCAActcttttgcccttttcttaTTCTCGAGTTCACACCAGATTCATTTATGATACGAACTTGAACGTTCAGATTTGTTGATTGCATTTCGCTGATAGTTAGTGTATCGACCGGAGAGATTTGTGCACGAAACCATTTGAGCTTCATACATTTCTTCTAGCTACCCCTTGCCCAATGTTGCCCCCGCCACGCTGAAGCACCATCTTTGGCATTGGCATAACCCGGTCAATGGAGTGTCGATCACTGAAGTCTCCCCCCGCCACGCTGAAGCCCCAATGTTGCCCCCGCCATTCTTTTTTGGGAGATAGGAAGGTTAGAATTGGAGTGGGCGTGGttggtgggagagagagattgacaTGGTGATGACGGCGATTGAGATGGTGACGACCAATGGGAGTATTGGGCTGTGTGGATTTCATGTACCGGTGTTTGTTTTGGGTCACTGTTAGTGTAagtgttttttctttgtgaGATATATAATGTGTACATTTAGCTGACCAGTAACTTCATATACGGCTAAATCTTCCTTTTGCTAATTGACCACCTAATTGGCATCAATATCAACCTCAAGtgtaattgaaaaattagaaaggCAGTGTTACATTTTTCGATCATATAAAATGGATGGAATTAATTGAAGCACCCGATTATACTTATTGGATAAATTTGTGATCAAGATTAATTGTGTAATTTCATTTTATAGCTTAGCAAATTGAAGATTGTAAACTCTAAGGGTATAAATAATATTCAAAccgaattgaattgaaaattttggatgtctccaattctattttcattccAATTTGGGTAGTCAGCAAAAAAATATGTACCTCGACAATTCGGTTTGATTCAATTCAGGTACAACACCCGCGTTGACCCGAACCGCATTAAAGAAATCCTAAACAATTAAACAACTCAAGATGAAGAATGCATTAATCCAAAATGAAAGCTCAGATTATGAAAAGCAGAGTGCAAATGGCATCTTTGATCTCACCAAAGTCTCCAACCTAAACTGTATCAATCTCTCTATCTTCTATCGCGACCAACCTTTCTTGTCCAGAGGGGAAATGACATAAGTTTAGAGGTATGCTTAAATGATGACCTTGAGGCATTTGATTAAGTGTGAACTCTCCCAAAACCTTACCTCGCATGTTGTTGGGGCATAcgatattaagttaaattaacaCTGTGATGAGTCACCATAAGCTTATTGTGGCCAACTAAAAACTAAGTGAGATATGTGAGTATACTCCACTTTCTACAAAACTAGGGAACTTAAGGCcaaagacttgattacattagtcaATTAACTAGTGCCCCTTCGATACCTAATTTCAtttatgttgacacctaaattttgatgatctaatcatttattgcatagaaaattaggagtcaattttatccctgaaaaaaaatcAGGTATGTTAGTGATTATGAAAGACGTCAAATGCTTTCAGAAGTCACTCGATGCTCggtttggaattgaaattgaaatgacggTGATATAATATCATCCGTGAACTTTATTTTTGGCTCAGTAGGGtacctgaaatttttttagaagtgCTTCTTCGCTGAATAGTGCTAGATGTAGTTTATTTTTACCGTGTACATTGACAACTCAACCATTATTGAACCAAACCCATGTCGTGAACTTTCAGCTCACTTAATTCGCAATGGATGTTAAGTGGGCTATATCATTCTCTTTTTATGAAGAATTTATTCCAATTTTGTCTCTTCAGCTTATGAACGACTGTGGTCAGCGACCTTTATTATCATAAGAGATGGCCGCGCCCCTATCGTGCGGACGACGTAAACAAACAATTTTACAAGATGAAATAAGAGGTGGAGAGTTCATGAGATCTTATCCCCTTTCACAAATTTCTTTTCAGGGTAGGCTTCCCAACGGGCAAGAAATAGCTGTGAAGAGGCTATCCCAAAGCTCAGGGCAAGGCGTCCAAGAATTTAATAATGAGATTGTGTTGGTGGCAAAGCTTCAGCACTAAAATCTAGTGAGATTGCTCGGATTTTGCTTGGAAGGAGAGGAAAAGCTACTCGTATACGAGTTTGTGCCCAACAAAAGTCTCGACTACTTCGTGTTCGGTTAGTTCCACTTACACTAGCTTTATTTTCATCTATTAGTTATAGATGATTGAGCAAATACTTctttattatatcatatatcatcttTTGAATCTAACTCCTAGACTTCCAAGATTATACTTACTCTCATTCACATCCTTAAATCACTACATAGACCTCGAGAAAAGCAAACAATTGGATTGGCCAAGACTTTACCACATAATATCAGGCATCGCTTGAGGGATGCTCtatcttcatgaagattctCGGCTTCAAATCATTCACCGTGATTTAAAAGCTAGCAACATTTTTCTAGACAATGATATGAACCCAAAGGTTTCTGATTTTGGCATGGCGAAGATTTTTAGAGTCGATCAAACTAAGGCAAACACTAGAAGAATTGTAGGAACCTAGTAAGTTCTCCATTTTTTGGAGTTTAATATTAGGTAGCTTATGCTTAAGAATTGATAAGGGTACTAACATTGACAACGGGCATCCCAACATGTATGGTTCTAGTGGTGGTTTTCAGCGGGTACATGTTCCCGGAATATGCGATGCATGGGCAATTCTCTCAAAAGTCCGATGTTT
Protein-coding regions in this window:
- the LOC104447383 gene encoding cysteine-rich receptor-like protein kinase 29, whose protein sequence is MDSPNLLLLLLLVFASTINAQFPATYCGSTGNFTANSTYQTTLTTLVSSISTTNSSSLSYGFFNASAAISGAFQTLYLFGLCRSDLNTKTCRACLDVLASDMRRLCPLQKEALLYSGNCIIRYSDASFFGVVVLQPDYVAGTGDDVNVSSADTYDAARMKLLNGLSAEAARGGSLRKYASGNESAGPDMVYALVQCTPDLTEQQCSECLALVAQEIRYCCLRYSGGRYMVPSCLILYGNNRFFDPVSGPLPPPPPRPSQDGDAMPPPPVGKSNSTRTVIIVVITSISALLVISIVILLLNVKRKKKQPRESVEGEVVDEISTAESLQFDFSTAESLQFDFSIIRAATDNFSDSRKLGQGGFGAVYMGRLSNGLDIAVKRLSSNSSQGEVEFKNEVMLLARLQHRNLVRLLGFCLEGIERLLIYEFLPNSSLDQIIIDPLKRANLFWDKRHKIIMGVARGLLYLHEDSRLRIIHRDVKAGNILLDSDMDPKISDFGTARLFDFNQTQANTNRIVGTYGYRAPEYAMYGNFSVKSDVFSFGVLILEIVSGQRKNLFHMGDNTVAPISYIWNSWNEGSISNIIDPLIIFGSRTEIERCIHVGLLCVQENVAQRPTMASVLLMLSHSITLPVPSRPPLC